The following coding sequences are from one Eucalyptus grandis isolate ANBG69807.140 chromosome 11, ASM1654582v1, whole genome shotgun sequence window:
- the LOC104451882 gene encoding uncharacterized protein LOC104451882, producing the protein MVSFQNSTPHSPKQRGPIIRGLESLSKKRKWEEMLRTRRGQRQVEAEEALGKRSSQSSETTEATRTVLDIELHLETPLPLEWQQHLDIQSGQIHFYNTRTHKRTSKDPRETSDTGHAASPGNHVSLELELNLPYNHDQQDDHEVLSSGTMRDSRNLSEKKSGRQVKKMRPWLGLETRNETKGEEEDEEEEEEDQMVATVCGRCHMLVMLCKSSPTCPNCKFLHPPDQSHRRLFNGRRSLLC; encoded by the exons AtggtttcttttcaaaattcaacaCCCCATTCTCCGAAACAGAGGGGGCCGATCATTCGAGGTCTGGAGAGTCTGTCCAAAAAGAGAAAGTGGGAAGAGATGCTACGAACACGGCGAGGGCAACGGCAAGTTGAAGCTGAAGAAGCCCTAGGGAAACGATCATCCCAGTCATCAGAGACAACGGAAGCCACGAGGACAGTGCTCGACATCGAGCTCCACCTCGAAACTCCTTTGCCTTTGGAGTGGCAACAACACCTTGATATTCAG TCCGGACAGATACACTTCTACAACACAAGAACGCACAAAAGAACGTCAAAAGATCCTAGAGAAACCTCGGACACAGGTCACGCAGCTAGTCCTGGTAATCACGTGAGCCTAGAGCTCGAGCTCAACCTCCCTTATAACCACGACCAGCAAGACGATCACGAGGTCCTATCCTCAGGAACAATGCGTGACTCCCGGAATCTCTCAGAGAAGAAATCAGGACGACAAGTGAAGAAGATGCGGCCGTGGTTGGGATTAGAGACGAGAAACGAAaccaaaggagaagaagaagacgaggaggaggaggaggaggatcaaATGGTCGCAACAGTTTGCGGGAGGTGTCACATGCTGGTGATGCTATGCAAGTCGTCTCCGACGTGCCCCAACTGCAAGTTCTTGCACCCCCCAGACCAGAGCCATCGGAGACTCTTCAACGGTCGGCGTAGCCTCCTATGTTAA